From Apium graveolens cultivar Ventura chromosome 9, ASM990537v1, whole genome shotgun sequence, the proteins below share one genomic window:
- the LOC141684298 gene encoding V-type proton ATPase subunit e2-like, whose product MGFSVTTLIFAMVGLIASLSTRICFNKGPSANLLHLTLVMTATVCCWMMWAIVYLAQMNPLIVPILSEGE is encoded by the exons ATGGGTTTCTCTGTTACAACCCTCATCTTTGCTATGGTGGGCCTAATTGCCAGTCTTTCTACCAGAATCTGCTTCAACAAAGGCCCTTCTGCTAATCT GCTCCACTTGACATTGGTAATGACTGCAACAGTTTGCTGCTGGATGAT GTGGGCTATTGTCTACCTTGCACAGATGAATCCACTAATTGTTCCGATCCTGAGCGAAGGGGAATGA